One window of Streptomyces sp. NBC_00273 genomic DNA carries:
- a CDS encoding glycosyltransferase family 2 protein gives MQFSQPADRRPEPGAGPVAVLVVTWNSAGVLPEFLASLPEGMAGLDWRLVVADNDSADGTVELIRSLAPDATVVQTGRNAGYAAGVNAALGAAAAWEGGFRAALVCNPDVRMRRGCAKVLVDALGTEAPGGGRVGISVPLLYEEDGRTLLLSLRRESQVTRALGEAVLGNRRAGRFPRWSEMVTDPAAYGRATVADWATGALMALSGECLEACGAWDESFFLYSEETEYCLRARDLGFVTRLEPSATATHLGGDSQVSPRLWTLLTLNRVRLYGRRNGAAATAAFRAAVLLRETSRAVLGRPASLAAAKALASPSALRATPGP, from the coding sequence ATGCAGTTCAGCCAGCCAGCCGACCGCCGACCGGAGCCGGGTGCCGGCCCTGTAGCGGTCCTCGTCGTCACCTGGAACAGCGCCGGGGTGCTCCCGGAGTTCCTCGCCTCGCTGCCCGAGGGCATGGCCGGGCTCGACTGGCGCCTGGTCGTCGCCGACAACGACTCGGCCGACGGCACCGTGGAGCTGATCCGCTCCCTGGCGCCGGACGCGACGGTGGTCCAGACCGGCCGCAACGCCGGCTACGCGGCCGGGGTGAACGCCGCCCTCGGGGCCGCGGCCGCGTGGGAGGGCGGCTTCCGGGCGGCCCTGGTCTGCAATCCGGACGTCCGGATGAGGCGGGGCTGCGCCAAGGTCCTCGTGGACGCGCTGGGCACCGAGGCGCCCGGCGGCGGCCGGGTCGGGATCAGCGTCCCGCTGCTGTACGAGGAGGACGGCCGCACGCTGCTGCTCTCGCTGCGCCGGGAGTCGCAGGTGACCCGGGCGCTCGGCGAGGCGGTGCTGGGCAACCGCCGGGCCGGGCGGTTCCCGCGCTGGAGCGAGATGGTCACCGATCCGGCCGCCTACGGGCGGGCGACGGTCGCGGACTGGGCGACGGGCGCGCTGATGGCCCTGTCCGGGGAGTGCCTGGAGGCGTGCGGGGCCTGGGACGAGTCCTTCTTCCTGTACTCGGAGGAGACCGAGTACTGTCTGCGGGCCCGGGACCTCGGCTTCGTCACCCGACTGGAGCCCTCGGCCACGGCCACCCATCTGGGCGGGGACTCGCAGGTGTCGCCCCGGTTGTGGACCCTGCTGACGCTCAACCGGGTCCGGCTCTACGGGCGCCGGAACGGGGCGGCGGCGACCGCCGCGTTCCGGGCGGCCGTGCTGCTGCGGGAGACCTCCCGTGCGGTGCTCGGCCGGCCCGCGAGCCTGGCGGCCGCGAAGGCCCTGGCCAGCCCGTCCGCGCTGCGGGCCACGCCGGGGCCGTGA
- a CDS encoding sigma-70 family RNA polymerase sigma factor, which translates to MTATPPHHPTDSVTDRFLGHRELLFSVVYNMLGSVTDTEDALQDVWLAWSARHRRPGAEPVENARAYLVRIAVNQALARRAEMSRRQEAYVGTWLPEPLTTVDDHGVEGVERAEALSMALLVVLETLSPLERAVFVLHEAFGFAHPEIARILDRSPTAVRQLATRARRHVHARRPRHRPEADLHARVTERFAVAALGGDLRTLLELLAPDVTLWTDGGGKGPAVSLHPVHGRDGVAAVFMAVARALPAAGVDLRYRRVAGDPGALVFADGSPLAVVVVDLTPEGDRIAGVFSVTNPDKLTGIRPPAP; encoded by the coding sequence ATGACCGCCACGCCACCGCACCACCCGACCGACTCCGTCACCGACCGCTTCCTCGGCCACCGCGAACTGCTCTTCTCGGTGGTCTACAACATGCTGGGCAGCGTCACCGACACCGAGGACGCGCTCCAGGACGTGTGGCTGGCCTGGTCCGCCCGGCACCGCAGGCCGGGCGCGGAGCCCGTCGAGAACGCCCGCGCGTACCTCGTACGGATCGCCGTGAACCAGGCGCTCGCCCGGCGGGCCGAAATGAGCCGGCGTCAGGAGGCCTACGTGGGAACGTGGTTGCCCGAGCCGTTGACGACCGTAGACGATCACGGCGTTGAGGGGGTCGAGCGGGCCGAGGCGCTGTCGATGGCGCTGCTCGTCGTCCTGGAGACGCTGTCCCCACTGGAACGCGCCGTGTTCGTCCTGCACGAGGCGTTCGGATTCGCGCACCCGGAGATCGCGCGGATCCTGGACCGCTCGCCGACGGCCGTCCGCCAACTCGCCACCCGGGCGCGCCGCCACGTCCACGCGCGCCGCCCCCGGCACCGGCCCGAAGCGGACCTGCACGCCCGGGTCACCGAGCGCTTCGCCGTGGCCGCGCTCGGCGGGGACCTGCGCACGCTCCTCGAACTCCTCGCGCCCGATGTGACGCTCTGGACCGACGGCGGCGGCAAGGGTCCCGCGGTCAGTCTCCACCCCGTCCACGGCCGCGACGGCGTCGCCGCCGTGTTCATGGCCGTGGCCCGCGCCCTACCGGCGGCGGGGGTCGACCTCCGCTACCGCCGGGTGGCCGGCGACCCCGGCGCGCTCGTCTTCGCGGACGGCAGTCCGCTCGCCGTCGTCGTGGTGGACCTGACCCCCGAAGGGGACCGGATCGCCGGTGTCTTCTCGGTCACCAACCCCGACAAGCTCACCGGAATCCGGCCCCCGGCCCCCTGA
- a CDS encoding amidohydrolase family protein, whose translation MRTRIHGVRVFDGERGAGVQDVVLEDDLIVAVCAPGAAGAADVEVDGRGRTLLPGLIDAHTHVFDGSLAEALRHGVTTELDMFCLPRPLARHRQLAAERDNVADLRSAGSLATAPGGHPTQLLAALTGTLLDPADVTEIDFLTDPERAADFVKARLAEGSDFLKLVIDDGTVHGTDLPVLSPAVAGALTSAARAAGLRVVAHAVTAADVVTALDAGVDGLAHVWADLAPQDPASVRLARRVRDQGVFVVSTLAYFEAVDAQGSGAAACVPPGRYPAAVGALRALRGAGVPLLAGTDATPFAPAHGSGLHRELALLTRHGGLRPEEALAAATALPAHHFGLADRGRIAPGLRADLLLVEGDPTQEVSTLGAIVDVWRRGRRQAR comes from the coding sequence ATGCGTACACGGATCCACGGCGTCCGCGTCTTCGACGGCGAGCGCGGCGCCGGTGTCCAGGACGTGGTCCTGGAGGACGACCTGATCGTGGCGGTCTGCGCCCCCGGGGCGGCCGGGGCCGCCGACGTCGAGGTCGACGGCCGGGGCCGGACCCTGCTGCCGGGGCTGATCGACGCGCACACCCACGTCTTCGACGGCAGTCTCGCCGAGGCCCTGCGCCACGGGGTCACGACCGAGCTCGACATGTTCTGCCTGCCGCGCCCGCTCGCCCGGCACCGGCAACTCGCGGCCGAGCGCGACAACGTGGCCGATCTGCGCAGCGCCGGCTCGCTGGCGACCGCACCCGGCGGACACCCGACCCAGCTGCTCGCCGCGCTGACCGGCACGCTGCTCGACCCGGCGGACGTGACGGAGATCGACTTCTTGACCGATCCGGAGCGGGCCGCGGACTTCGTGAAGGCGCGGCTCGCGGAGGGCAGCGACTTCCTCAAGCTCGTCATCGACGACGGGACGGTGCACGGCACCGATCTCCCCGTCCTGTCCCCGGCGGTCGCGGGGGCCCTGACCTCGGCGGCGCGGGCGGCCGGGCTCCGGGTCGTCGCGCACGCGGTCACCGCCGCCGATGTGGTCACCGCGCTCGACGCGGGGGTGGACGGGCTCGCGCACGTGTGGGCCGACCTCGCCCCGCAGGACCCGGCTTCCGTGCGCCTCGCCCGGCGCGTCCGCGACCAGGGCGTGTTCGTCGTGTCCACGCTCGCCTACTTCGAGGCGGTCGATGCCCAGGGGTCCGGCGCGGCGGCCTGCGTGCCCCCCGGCCGGTACCCGGCCGCCGTCGGCGCGCTCCGCGCGCTGCGCGGGGCGGGCGTCCCGCTCCTCGCCGGCACCGACGCCACGCCCTTCGCCCCCGCCCACGGCTCGGGGCTCCACCGTGAACTGGCGCTGCTCACGCGGCACGGCGGCCTGCGCCCGGAAGAAGCGCTGGCCGCGGCGACCGCCCTGCCGGCCCACCACTTCGGCCTGGCCGACCGGGGCCGGATCGCCCCGGGCCTGCGCGCGGACCTGCTGCTCGTGGAGGGCGACCCGACCCAGGAGGTCTCGACCCTCGGCGCGATCGTCGACGTCTGGCGCCGCGGACGGCGGCAGGCCCGCTGA
- a CDS encoding cupin domain-containing protein, protein MSHERFVLLDAGEARPGRIPLPPAFSVKAATGDTEGRFSLLEVVLAREIPPHTHHVADESVYVLEGELLVDTGGRSHTLTAGQFVLLPHGVPHALRPGPGGPPRVLQISSPGGWECFVEDMFEAGPRLTVDGRLEPARLNRIARRHGITYEEPTG, encoded by the coding sequence GTGTCCCACGAACGTTTCGTCCTCCTCGATGCGGGAGAGGCCCGTCCGGGCCGGATCCCGCTGCCGCCCGCCTTCTCGGTGAAGGCGGCCACGGGGGACACCGAAGGACGCTTCTCCCTGCTCGAAGTGGTGCTGGCGCGGGAGATCCCGCCCCACACCCACCACGTGGCGGACGAGAGCGTGTACGTGCTCGAGGGCGAGCTCCTCGTCGATACCGGGGGCCGCTCCCACACCCTGACCGCCGGACAGTTCGTCCTGCTCCCCCACGGTGTGCCGCACGCGCTGCGTCCCGGTCCGGGCGGGCCGCCGCGGGTGCTGCAGATCTCCTCGCCGGGCGGCTGGGAGTGCTTCGTCGAGGACATGTTCGAAGCCGGGCCGCGGCTCACGGTCGACGGCCGGCTGGAGCCGGCGCGGCTGAACCGGATCGCCCGGCGCCACGGCATCACGTACGAGGAGCCGACCGGCTAG
- a CDS encoding glycosyltransferase family 2 protein → MMRRIARAPWELLKGTFGWLVLFEARNKVLLAPSALRLRRFEDAETHRLAADLGEPPAALVATVIPTHRRPEALRAAVRSALGQTVTDQVVIVVDDGAGLPELPADPRLFAVSLARNTATAGVVRNVGIRLTRSRYVAFLDDDNLWEPDHLEQTLATLEAPDGPDAVYTALRRVLPDGTDRDVLSVPFDRRRAAHEAFLDTNAFVARRNRSLYFSRLRRTPEVLPREDWELIRRYARRHEVRHLPRATVRYLVNPDSFWTSWDGAAP, encoded by the coding sequence ATGATGCGCCGGATCGCGCGCGCCCCCTGGGAACTGCTCAAAGGGACCTTCGGCTGGCTGGTGCTCTTCGAAGCCAGGAACAAGGTCCTGCTGGCCCCCTCCGCCCTGCGGCTGCGCCGTTTCGAGGACGCCGAGACCCACCGGCTGGCCGCCGACCTGGGCGAGCCCCCGGCCGCCCTGGTCGCCACCGTCATCCCCACCCACCGGCGCCCCGAGGCACTGCGCGCGGCGGTCCGCTCCGCGCTCGGCCAGACGGTCACCGACCAGGTGGTCATCGTCGTCGACGACGGCGCGGGCCTGCCCGAACTGCCCGCCGACCCGCGGCTGTTCGCGGTCTCCCTGGCCCGCAACACGGCGACCGCCGGAGTCGTGCGCAACGTGGGGATCCGGCTGACCAGGTCGCGCTACGTGGCCTTCCTCGACGACGACAACCTCTGGGAGCCCGATCACCTGGAGCAGACCCTGGCCACGCTGGAGGCACCCGACGGGCCCGACGCCGTCTACACCGCACTGCGCAGGGTGCTGCCCGACGGCACCGACCGGGACGTCCTCTCGGTGCCCTTCGACCGCCGCCGCGCCGCCCACGAGGCCTTCCTGGACACCAACGCCTTCGTGGCGCGGCGCAACCGGTCCCTGTACTTCAGCCGGCTGCGCCGCACCCCCGAGGTGCTGCCCCGCGAGGACTGGGAGCTGATCCGCCGCTACGCCCGCCGCCACGAGGTGCGCCACCTGCCCCGGGCGACGGTCCGCTACCTGGTCAACCCGGACAGCTTCTGGACCAGTTGGGACGGAGCGGCACCCTAG